The Thunnus maccoyii chromosome 9, fThuMac1.1, whole genome shotgun sequence genome includes a region encoding these proteins:
- the LOC121903956 gene encoding oocyte zinc finger protein XlCOF8.4-like has translation MSSVECLRELINERLTAAAEEIFRDFQKTIVEYEEEIDRQRRLLDIVWKPEIKLHRIELPQQHVCNEEEEVLTDHQLCSQERTSSLDLEDPEPPQIKEEQEEELCTSLEGEQLVLKQETDFLKSSPNYLSDHSDWTLVLSCDQSEAEKEPPDNISTKRIRSQSDRESSGVSEPTTDHQLIFHTSYVGNNQEHKSDTHRNATKPTEKHEGTSTLSRNITLNINKEQNTVMTSNSQPKLNDKPFKCNSCSKDFYVYKQLKVHLRTHTAEKPFSCTVCGKTFSLKRYLTQHMITHSAEKPYACSRCRKSFRRLQHLRIHMTRHTELLQQHVYNEEEEVFTDQQLCNQERNSSLHQEDPEPPQITEEQEEELCTSLEGEQLVLKQETDFLKSIPNYLSDHSDWTLVLSCDQSEAEKEPPDNISTKRIRSESDRESCRVSEPTTDHQLIFHTSYVGNNQEHKSDTHGNATKPQKKHEGTSTLTTNIPPNIIKQQNDKPFKCNSCSKDFYVYTQLKVHLRTHTAEKPFSCTVCGKRFSLKRYLTQHMITHSAEKPYACNRCQKSFRRLQNLQIHMRSHTEHVCNEEEEVLTDQQLCDQERNSSLDQEDPEPPQIKEEQEELCTSLEGEQPVLKQETETFMLTPTREESDNSEDQTLDLDPVETQSAAEKEHVVSMSVKSSVIPDPNREDQLLSHNSNLTESQDHKGGKEGDSGSTRNAEPKPKKRHHRSKYRTNNEDNSTTSKIRSNSITGKQCFKCDTCGKAFKCKSKLHIHLRVHTGEKPFPCNTCERRFSQLGALNLHMKVHTGVKPYNCKTCGKGFYRMTDMKRHMRTHRGEKPYPCNSCGRRFSDMTAVKVHMRIHTGEKPYPCNTCGKSFSQLGALKVHKRIYTGDKPYNCKTCGREFCCRHQWKIHMRTHKVGKDTILEKTHKNSYR, from the exons ATGTCGTCAGTTGAGTGTTTGAGAGAGTTAATCAACGAGCgactaactgctgctgctgaagaaatatTCCGAGATTTTCAAAAAACTATCGTCGAGTACGAGGAAGAGATCGATCGTCAGCGCAGACTGCTGGACATCGTTTGGAAACCAGAGATAAAGTTACACAGAATAG AGCTCCCTCAGCAACATGTCTgtaatgaagaggaggaggttcTCACTGATCACCAGCTCTGTAGCCAGGAGAGGACCTCCAGTCTGGACCTAGAGGACCCAGAACCTCCacagattaaagaggaacaggaggaagagCTCTGCACCAGTCTGGAGGGAGAACAGCTGGTACTGAAGCAGGAGACTGATTTCTTAAAGTCAAGTCCTAATTACTTAAGTGATCACAGTGACTGGACTCTAGTTTTGAGTTGTGATCAAagtgaagcagagaaagagcCTCCAGACAACATCTCAACTAAAAGGATAAGATCTCAATCTGACAGAGAGAGCTCTGGAGTATCTGAACCAACCACTGACCATCAGCTCATCTTTCACACCTCTTATGTGGGAAATAACCAGGAACACAAAAGTGACACCCATAGAAATGCAACAAAGCCAACGGAAAAACATGAGGGCACCTCAACATTGTCTAGAAACATTACACTAAATATAAATAAGGAGCAGAACACGGTAATGACTAGTAATTCTCAGCCCAAACTAAATGACAAACCTTTCAAGTGCAACAGCTGCAGTAAAGACTTTTATGTGTATAAACAACTAAAAGTTCACCTGAGGACCCACACTGCTGAGAAGCCTTTCAGTTGTACAGTCTGTGGAAAGACATTCAGCCTTAAACGTTACCTCACGCAACACATGATAACCCACTCAGCTGAGAAACCGTACGCTTGCAGCAGATGTCGGAAGAGTTTCCGGCGTTTACAGCATCTACGGATTCACATGACACGTCACACAG AGCTCCTACAGCAACATGTCTataatgaagaggaggaagttttcactgaccagcagctctgtaacCAGGAGAGGaactccagtctgcaccaagAGGACCCAGAACCTCCACAGATtacagaggaacaggaggaggagctctGCACTAGTCTGGAGGGAGAGCAGCTGGTACTGAAGCAGGAGACTGATTTCTTAAAGTCAATCCCCAATTATTTAAGTGATCACAGTGACTGGACTCTAGTTTTGAGTTGTGATCAAagtgaagcagagaaagagcCTCCAGACAACATTTCAACTAAAAGGATAAGATCTGAATCTGACAGAGAGAGCTGTAGAGTATCTGAACCAACCACTGACCATCAGCTCATCTTTCACACCTCTTACGTGGGAAATAACCAGGAACACAAAAGTGACACCCATGGAAATGCAACaaagccacaaaaaaaacatgagggCACCTCAACATTGACTACAAACATTCCACCAAATATAATTAAGCAGCAGAATGACAAACCTTTCAAGTGCAACAGCTGCAGTAAAGACTTTTATGTGTATACACAACTGAAAGTTCACCTGAGGACCCACACTGCTGAGAAGCCTTTCAGTTGCACAGTCTGTGGAAAGAGATTCAGCCTGAAACGTTACCTCACGCAACACATGATAACCCACTCAGCTGAGAAGCCGTACGCTTGTAACAGATGTCAGAAGAGTTTCCGGCGTTTACAGAATCTGCAGATTCACATGAGAAgtcacacag AGCATGTCTgtaatgaagaggaggaggttctcactgaccagcagctctgtgaccAGGAGAGGAACTCTAGTCTGGACCAAGAGGACCCAGAGCCTCCacagattaaagaggaacaggaggaactctGCACCAGTCTGGAGGGAGAGCAGCCAGTACTGAAGCAGGAGACTGAAACCTTTATGTTGACTCCTACTCGTGAGGAAAGTGACAACAGTGAAGATCAGACTCTGGACTTAGATCCGGTTGAAACTCAGAgtgcagcagagaaagagcaTGTTGTCAGTATGTCAGTTAAAAGCTCAGTGATACCAGATCCAAACAGGGAAGACCAGCTCCTCTCTCACAATTCTAATCTAACTGAGAGCCAAGATCACAAAGGAGGCAAAGAAGGAGATTCAGGATCAACTAGAAACGCAGAGCCGAAACCAAAGAAGAGACATCACAGGAGCAAATATCGCACCAACAATGAAGACAACTCTACCACATCAAAGATTCGCAGTAATTCCATTACAGGGaaacagtgttttaaatgtgacaCTTGTGGGAAAGCTTTTAAGTGCAAGTCCAAATTGCATATACATCTGAGAGttcacacaggtgagaagccgttcccatgtaacacttgtgagagAAGATTCTCTCAGCTGGGCGCATTAAACCTACATATGAAAGTCCACACAGGTGTGAAACCGTATAACTGCAAAACCTGTGGAAAAGGATTCTATCGAATGACAGATATGAAAAGGCACATGAGAACCCACAGAGGTGAGAAACCGTACCCCTGCAACTCCTGTGGGAGGAGATTTAGTGACATGACAGCAGTGAAAGTGCAtatgagaatccacacaggtgagaagccgtacccatgtaacacttgtgGGAAAAGCTTCTCTCAGCTGGGAGCATTAAAAGTGCATAAGAGAATCTATACAGGTGACAAGCCGTACAATTGCAAAACTTGTGGGAGAGAGTTCTGTTGTAGACATCAATGGAAGATCCATATGAGAACGCACAAAGTGGGAAAAGATACCATACTTGAAAAGACACATAAGAATTCATACAGATGA
- the LOC121903970 gene encoding zinc finger protein OZF-like — translation MSSVECLRELINERLTAAAEEIFVVFQKTIVQYEEEIDRQRRLLDIVWKPEIKLHRIELQQQHVCKEGEVLSEQQLCNQERNPNLDQEDPEPPQIKQEQEELCTSLEGEQLVLKQETETFMLTPTFKESEDQTLDLSPDETQSAAVKEHVVSMSVKCSVVPEPNSDDQLLPHNSHVAESQDHKGDSGSTRNAETKAQNRHHESKNHTYYEDNSTTLKTHSCTRTGKQCFKCRTCGKIFEYKSKLHTHLRVHTGEKPYPCNTCEKRFSELGALKVHMRIHTGEKPYPCNICEKRFSEPGTLKVHIRVHTGEKPYPCNTCGRGFSRMADLKKHMRIHTGEKPYPCNTCEKRFSELGALKVHMRMHTGEKPYSCNSCERRFSDLGSLKVHMRIHTGEKPYLCNICGKRFSDRTSVKRHIRTHTGEKPYSCKTCGRGFSRRNLMKIHMKTHTVDKESVRCQT, via the exons ATGtcttcagttgaatgtttgagagAGTTAATCAACGAGCgactaactgctgctgctgaagaaatatTCGTAGTTTTTCAAAAAACTATCGTCCAGTACGAGGAAGAGATCGATCGTCAGCGCAGACTGCTGGATATCGTTTGGAAACCAGAAATAAAGTTACACAGAATAG AGCTCCAACAGCAACATGTCTGTAAGGAGGGGGAGGTTCTCTCTGAACAACAGCTCTGTAACCAGGAGAGGAACCCCAATCTGGACCAAGAGGACCCAGAGCCTCCACAGATTAAACAGGAACAGGAGGAACTTTGCACCAGTCTGGAGGGAGAGCAGCTGGTGCTGAAGCAGGAGACTGAAACCTTCATGCTGACTCCTACTTTTAAGGAAAGTGAAGATCAGACTCTGGACTTGAGTCCTGATGAAACTCAGAGTGCAGCAGTGAAAGAGCATGTTGTCAGCATGTCAGTTAAATGCTCAGTGGTACCAGAACCAAACAGTGATGACCAGCTCCTCCCTCACAACTCTCATGTAGCTGAGAGCCAAGATCACAAAGGAGACTCAGGATCAACTAGAAATGCAGAGACAAAAGCACAGAACAGACATCATGAGAGCAAAAATCACACTTACTATGAAGACAACTCCACCACATTGAAGACTCACAGTTGTACCCGTACAGGGaaacagtgttttaaatgtaGAACTTGTGGGAAAATATTTGAGTACAAGTCCAAATTACATACACATCtgagagtccacacaggtgagaagccgtacccatgtaacacttgtgaaAAAAGATTCTCTGAGCTGGGTGCATTAAAAGTGCAtatgagaatccacacaggtgagaagccgtacccATGTAAcatttgtgagaaaagattctctgAGCCAGGCACATTGAAAGTGCATATCAGAGTCCACACAGGGGAAAAGCCGTACCCATGTAACACCTGTGGAAGAGGTTTCAGTCGAATGGCAGACTTGAAAAAGCACatgagaatccacacaggtgagaagccgtacccatgcaacacttgtgagaaaagattctctgAGCTGGGTGCATTAAAAGTGCACATGAGAATGCACACAGGTGAAAAGCCGTACTCATGTAACAGTTGTGAGAGAAGATTCTCTGATCTGGGCTCATTAAAAGTGCATATGAGAATTCACACAGGTGAAAAACCATACCTCTGCAACATCTGTGGGAAAAGATTTAGTGACAGGACGTCTGTGAAAAGGCAtataagaacacacacaggggagaagCCGTATAGTTGCAAAACTTGTGGGAGAGGATTCAGTCGTAGAAATCTCATGAAGATTCACATGAAAACGCACACAGTGGACAAAGAATCTGTCAGATGCCAGACTTGA
- the LOC121903969 gene encoding zinc finger protein 570-like isoform X2 — protein sequence MSSVECLRELINERLTAAAEEIFVVFQKTIVEYEDEIDRQRRLLDIVWKPEIKLHRIELPQQHVCKEEEVLVDQQLCNQERNFSLDQEDPEPPQIKEEQEELCTSLEGEQLVLKQETENFILTPASAGSDQTLFLDPGKNQCASGTQLPANICSSRLKNESSPVPEPNSDHQLLSGNANVAENQDHKRDNSGEARSAKHARRTRATRSTKTSNAPEKTQSDEKPFKCKTCDKEFKQKITLNRHMKTHTGKLPYACRVCGRYFRFRLNRDQHTRSHIGTKICGTCGQTFNNSTDFTTHMKIHIRELHACEFCGKKFALTSYLIKHLRVHTGKRPYECLHCNKNFRIRSDLTLHSVFCRVAAARERAKILSKNSSS from the exons ATGTCTTCAGTTGAGTGTTTGAGAGAGTTAATCAACGAGCgactaactgctgctgctgaagaaatatTCGTAGTTTTTCAAAAAACTATCGTCGAGTACGAGGATGAGATCGATCGTCAACGCAGACTGCTGGATATCGTTTGGAAACCCGAAATAAAGTTACACAGGATAg AGCTCCCACAGCAACATGTctgtaaggaggaggaggttctcgttgaccagcagctctgtaacCAGGAGAGGAacttcagtctggaccaagagGACCCAGAGCCTCCacag attaaagaggaacaggaggaactctGCACCAGTCTGGAGGGAGAGCAGCTGGTACTGAAGCAGGAGACTGAAAACTTTATCTTGACTCCTGCGTCTGCGGGAAGTGACCAGACTCTGTTTTTGGATCCTGGCAAAAATCAGTGTGCATCAGGGACACAGCTTCCAGCTAATATCTGTAGCAGTCGGCTAAAAAACGAAAGTTCTCCAGTACCAGAGCCAAATAGTGACCACCAGCTCCTCTCTGGCAACGCTAATGTAGCTGAGAACCAAGATCACAAAAGAGACAACAGTGGGGAAGCAAGATCTGCTAAACATGCTAGAAGGACTAGAGCAACTAGAAGCACCAAAACGTCAAATGCTCCCGAGAAAACCCAGAGTGATGAAAAGCCTTTCAAATGTAAGACTTGTGATAAAGAATTCAAGCagaagatcactttgaacaGACACATGAAAACTCACACTGGGAAACTGCCTTACGCATGCAGAGTCTGTGGAAGGTATTTCCGCTTTAGACTGAACCGAGACCAGCACACTAGAAGCCACATAGGCACAAAGATTTGCGGCACTTGTGGGCAAACTTTCAACAACAGCACAGACTTCACAACGCACATGAAGATTCACATTCGAGAGCTTCACGCCTGCGAATTCTGCGGAAAGAAGTTTGCCCTCACCTCGTATTTGATAAAACATCTCCGCGTGCATACGGGGAAGAGACCTTATGAATGTCTTCACTGCAACAAAAACTTTCGTATCAGATCAGATTTGACATTACACAGTGTGTTTTGTAGAGTAGCAGCAGCAAGAGAAAGAGCCAAAATACTTAGTAAAAACAGTAGCTCTTGA
- the LOC121903969 gene encoding zinc finger protein OZF-like isoform X1 translates to MSSVECLRELINERLTAAAEEIFVVFQKTIVEYEDEIDRQRRLLDIVWKPEIKLHRIELPQQHVCKEEEVLVDQQLCNQERNFSLDQEDPEPPQIKEEQEELYTSLDAEQVVLKQETETFMLTPTFEEGDNNKDQTLDLSPDETHNSNVAASQDRKGGKHEDLGSTRNAQLKPNKRLDKSKSHIKNEDNSNSLKIHSNTYTGKKSLKCDSCGKTFKCKSKLHTHMRVHTGEKPFSCNTCGRRFSEKAKVNRHMRTHTGEKPHSCNSCEKRFSRLGALKVHMRVHTGEKPYPCNTCGKTFSQLDTLKVHLRIHTGEKPYPCNTCGKRFSYLGALKVHMRVHTGEKPYSCNTCGKTFSQLDTLKVHLRIHTGEKPYPCNTCGKRFSHLETLKVHMRIHTGEKPYPCNTCEKKFSDLGSLKVHMRIHTGVKPYPCKICGKRFNEKTTMKRHIRIHTGEKPYSCKTCGKDFKRRYNLKIHMRIHAVGNDSVRCQT, encoded by the exons ATGTCTTCAGTTGAGTGTTTGAGAGAGTTAATCAACGAGCgactaactgctgctgctgaagaaatatTCGTAGTTTTTCAAAAAACTATCGTCGAGTACGAGGATGAGATCGATCGTCAACGCAGACTGCTGGATATCGTTTGGAAACCCGAAATAAAGTTACACAGGATAg AGCTCCCACAGCAACATGTctgtaaggaggaggaggttctcgttgaccagcagctctgtaacCAGGAGAGGAacttcagtctggaccaagagGACCCAGAGCCTCCacagattaaagaggaacaggaggagcTCTACACCAGTCTGGACGCAGAACAAGTGGTGCTGAAGCAGGAGACTGAAACCTTCATGTTGACTCCTACTTTTGAGGAAGGTGACAACAATAAAGACCAGACTCTGGACTTGAGTCCTGATGAAACTCACAACTCTAATGTAGCTGCGAGCCAAGATCGAAAAGGAGGCAAGCATGAAGACTTAGGATCAACTAGAAATGCACAGCTGAAACCGAATAAGAGACTTGACAAAAGCAAAAGTCACATTAAGAATGAAGACAACTCTAACTCATTAAAGATTCACAGTAATACTTATACAgggaaaaagtctttaaaatgcGATAGTTGTGGGAAAACTTTTAAGTGCAAGTCCAAATTGCACACACATAtgagagtccacacaggtgagaagccgttCTCATGTAACACCTGTGGGAGAAGATTTAGTGAAAAGGCAAAAGTAAATAGGcatatgagaacacacacaggtgagaagccgcATTCATGTAACAGTTGTGAAAAAAGATTCTCTCGACTGGGTGCATTAAAAGTGCATATGAGggtccacacaggtgagaagccgtacccCTGCAACACCTGTGGGAAAACATTCTCTCAGCTGGACACATTAAAAGTGCATTtgagaatccacacaggtgagaagccgtatcCCTGCAACACCTGTGGGAAAAGATTCTCTTATTTGGGTGCATTAAAAGTGCATAtgagagtccacacaggtgagaagccgtactcCTGCAACACCTGTGGGAAAACATTCTCTCAGCTGGACACATTAAAAGTACATTtgagaatccacacaggtgagaagccgtatcCCTGCAACACTTGTGGGAAAAGATTCTCTCATctggaaacattaaaagtgcatatgaggatccacacaggtgagaagccgtacccATGTAACACATGTGAGAAAAAATTCTCTGATCTGGGCTCATTAAAAGTGCATATGAGAATACACACAGGCGTGAAACCGTACCCCTGCAAAATCTGTGGGAAAAGATTTAATGAGAAGACGACCATGAAAAGGCATATAAGAATACACACAGGGGAGAAGCCGTACAGTTGCAAAACTTGTGGGAAAGATTTCAAACGTAGATATAACTTGAAGATCCACATGAGAATACACGCAGTGGGAAATGATTCTGTCAGATGTCAGACTTGA
- the LOC121903974 gene encoding zinc finger protein 391-like has protein sequence MSAVQYLREFINERLTAAAEEIFRVFQKTIVEYEEEINRQRRLLDIVWKPEIKLHRIELPQHHVCKVEKVLADQQLCNQERKSSVDQEDREPPQIKEEQEEPYTSLEGEQLVLKQETGTFMLTATCEESDNGEDQILDLSPVETQSAAEKEHVVSMSVKSSVVPDPNSVDQLLSHISHLAESQDHIGDKQGDSGSTRNAETKAQKRHDRSKNHTSNEDSSTTLKIHSNTYIGKRCFKCHTCGKSFKCKYNLQTHLRFHTGEKPYPCNTCEKRFSQPSDLKLHMRVHTGEKPYRCNTCGKGFCRMADLKTHMRIHTGEKPYPCNICWKRFSDRTTAKRHIRTHTGEKPYPCNTCGKRFGRMAYLKNHIRVHTGEKPYPCDSCEKRFSELGILKVHMKIHTGEKPYNCETCGKDFRLGHQLKIHMRTHTVGKDSVRCQT, from the exons ATGTCTGCAGTTCAGTATTTGAGAGAGTTCATCAACGAGCgactaactgctgctgctgaagaaatatTCCGAGTTTTTCAAAAAACTATCGTTGAGTACGAGGAAGAGATCAATCGTCAGCGCAGACTGCTGGATATCGTTTGGAAACCAGAAATAAAGTTACACAGAATAG AGCTCCCACAGCATCATGTCTGTAAGGTGGAGAAGGTTCTCgctgaccagcagctctgtaacCAGGAGAGGAAATCCAGTGTGGACCAAGAGGACCGAGAGCCTCCacagattaaagaggaacaggaggaaccGTACACCAGTCTGGAGGGAGAACAGCTGGTACTGAAGCAGGAGACTGGAACCTTCATGTTGACTGCTACTTGTGAGGAAAGTGACAACGGTGAAGATCAGATTCTGGACTTGAGTCCTGTTGAAACTCAGAgtgcagcagagaaagagcaTGTTGTCAGCATGTCAGTTAAAAGCTCAGTGGTACCAGATCCAAACAGTGTTGACCAGCTCCTCTCTCACATCTCTCATTTAGCTGAGAGCCAAGATCACATAGGAGACAAACAAGGAGACTCAGGATCAACTAGAAATGCAGAGACAAAAGCACAGAAGAGACATGACAGAAGCAAAAATCACACTAGCAATGAAGACAGCTCTACTACATTAAAAATTCACAGTAATACTTATATAGGGAAACgatgttttaaatgtcacactTGTGGGAAGTCTTTTAAGTGCAAGTACAATTTACAAACACATCTCAGATTCCATACAGGGGAGAAGCCGTacccatgtaacacttgtgagaaaagattctctcAGCCGAGCGATTTAAAACTGCATATGAGAGTCCACACAGGGGAGAAGCCGTATCGCTGCAACACCTGTGGGAAAGGATTCTGTCGAATGGCAGACTTGAAAACGCACatgagaatccacacaggtgagaaacCGTACCCTTGCAACATCTGTTGGAAAAGATTTAGTGACAGGACGACTGCGAAAAGGCATATAAGAACACATACAGGGGAGAAACCGTacccatgtaacacttgtgGAAAAAGATTCGGGCGCATGGCATACCTGAAAAATCACATAagagtccacacaggtgagaagccgtacccATGTGACtcttgtgagaaaagattctctgAGCTGGGTATATTAAAAGTGCATATGAaaatccacacaggtgagaagccgtataATTGCGAAACTTGTGGAAAAGATTTCAGACTTGGACATCAGTTGAAGATCCACATGAGAACGCATACAGTGGGAAAAGATTCTGTCAGATGCCAGACTTGA
- the LOC121903969 gene encoding zinc finger protein 394-like isoform X3, producing MKMSSVQCLRKFVNERLTAAAEEIFGVFEKTIVEYEEEIVRQRRLLDILLKPEIKLHRTEYCNQERNSSVDQEDPEPPQIKEEQEELCTSLEGEQLVLKQETENFILTPASAGSDQTLFLDPGKNQCASGTQLPANICSSRLKNESSPVPEPNSDHQLLSGNANVAENQDHKRDNSGEARSAKHARRTRATRSTKTSNAPEKTQSDEKPFKCKTCDKEFKQKITLNRHMKTHTGKLPYACRVCGRYFRFRLNRDQHTRSHIGTKICGTCGQTFNNSTDFTTHMKIHIRELHACEFCGKKFALTSYLIKHLRVHTGKRPYECLHCNKNFRIRSDLTLHSVFCRVAAARERAKILSKNSSS from the exons ATGAAAATGTCGTCGGTTCAGTGTTTGAGAAAGTTTGTCAACGAGCGACtaactgctgcagctgaagaaaTATTCGGGGTTTTTGAAAAAACTATCGTCGAGTACGAGGAAGAGATCGTCCGTCAGCGCAGACTGCTGGATATCCTTTTGAAGCCTGAGATAAAGCTTCACAGGACAG AGTACTGTAACCAGGAGAGGAACTCCAGTGTGGACCAAGAGGACCCAGAGCCTCCacagattaaagaggaacaggaggaactctGCACCAGTCTGGAGGGAGAGCAGCTGGTACTGAAGCAGGAGACTGAAAACTTTATCTTGACTCCTGCGTCTGCGGGAAGTGACCAGACTCTGTTTTTGGATCCTGGCAAAAATCAGTGTGCATCAGGGACACAGCTTCCAGCTAATATCTGTAGCAGTCGGCTAAAAAACGAAAGTTCTCCAGTACCAGAGCCAAATAGTGACCACCAGCTCCTCTCTGGCAACGCTAATGTAGCTGAGAACCAAGATCACAAAAGAGACAACAGTGGGGAAGCAAGATCTGCTAAACATGCTAGAAGGACTAGAGCAACTAGAAGCACCAAAACGTCAAATGCTCCCGAGAAAACCCAGAGTGATGAAAAGCCTTTCAAATGTAAGACTTGTGATAAAGAATTCAAGCagaagatcactttgaacaGACACATGAAAACTCACACTGGGAAACTGCCTTACGCATGCAGAGTCTGTGGAAGGTATTTCCGCTTTAGACTGAACCGAGACCAGCACACTAGAAGCCACATAGGCACAAAGATTTGCGGCACTTGTGGGCAAACTTTCAACAACAGCACAGACTTCACAACGCACATGAAGATTCACATTCGAGAGCTTCACGCCTGCGAATTCTGCGGAAAGAAGTTTGCCCTCACCTCGTATTTGATAAAACATCTCCGCGTGCATACGGGGAAGAGACCTTATGAATGTCTTCACTGCAACAAAAACTTTCGTATCAGATCAGATTTGACATTACACAGTGTGTTTTGTAGAGTAGCAGCAGCAAGAGAAAGAGCCAAAATACTTAGTAAAAACAGTAGCTCTTGA